A region from the Algoriphagus machipongonensis genome encodes:
- a CDS encoding lysophospholipid acyltransferase family protein yields the protein MNKILSRAYSIYAGLLFVISFLLIFPFILLCIWIPGFKKFGRKINRYWARVYFTLIFLPVKIEDHAKPKKNESYIYLANHFSYLDIPMMGFIPGDVQFVGKASIRKAPLFGYYFKQLHIAVDRERLKSRAETMKQSLQALENGSGLVIFPEGGIFTKNPPKMIPFKNGAFKLSISKQIPIIPVTLAHNHLILPDDGRLLLHWRPAKMVFHEPIIPSDEDTEVSLKNKCFETIQNQLDLEAKNYENR from the coding sequence ATGAATAAAATTCTAAGTAGAGCATATTCAATTTATGCAGGGCTTTTATTTGTAATTAGCTTTCTGCTCATATTCCCCTTCATTCTATTATGTATCTGGATTCCAGGTTTTAAAAAGTTTGGGAGAAAAATCAATCGGTATTGGGCAAGAGTTTATTTTACTCTCATCTTTCTTCCTGTAAAGATCGAGGATCACGCTAAGCCTAAAAAAAACGAATCCTACATTTATTTAGCCAACCATTTTAGCTATTTGGATATTCCTATGATGGGTTTTATTCCCGGGGACGTTCAGTTTGTAGGTAAGGCTTCTATACGCAAGGCGCCACTTTTTGGCTATTATTTCAAGCAATTACATATTGCTGTGGATAGAGAGAGATTGAAAAGTAGAGCTGAAACAATGAAACAATCTCTTCAGGCGTTAGAAAATGGATCTGGGCTTGTGATTTTTCCCGAAGGTGGAATCTTCACGAAAAACCCACCAAAGATGATTCCATTTAAAAATGGCGCATTTAAGCTTTCTATTTCCAAACAAATCCCAATTATACCTGTCACTTTAGCTCATAATCACCTAATTTTGCCAGACGACGGACGATTACTCCTTCATTGGAGGCCGGCAAAAATGGTGTTTCATGAGCCGATCATTCCCTCGGATGAGGATACAGAAGTAAGTCTCAAAAATAAATGTTTTGAGACCATCCAAAATCAATTGGACCTAGAAGCCAAAAATTATGAAAATCGATAA
- the gatC gene encoding Asp-tRNA(Asn)/Glu-tRNA(Gln) amidotransferase subunit GatC — MKIDKATIKKIAHLARLEFDENSAEKMSKDMSQILDWVEQLSEVDTENVEPLTTMSSEVNDMREDKIGHHISHEAGLKNAPKKDAEYFRVPKVLE; from the coding sequence ATGAAAATCGATAAAGCTACAATCAAGAAAATAGCACACTTAGCCAGACTTGAATTTGATGAAAATAGCGCTGAGAAGATGTCCAAAGATATGAGTCAAATTTTGGACTGGGTGGAGCAATTAAGTGAAGTAGACACTGAAAATGTGGAACCTCTGACTACTATGTCATCAGAAGTGAATGACATGAGAGAAGATAAAATAGGTCATCATATTTCTCATGAAGCAGGTCTTAAGAATGCCCCTAAAAAAGACGCAGAATACTTCCGCGTGCCGAAGGTTTTAGAATAA